A window of the Gossypium hirsutum isolate 1008001.06 chromosome A03, Gossypium_hirsutum_v2.1, whole genome shotgun sequence genome harbors these coding sequences:
- the LOC107887337 gene encoding RNA-binding protein 38 isoform X1, translated as MTPANLTGQFGDTTYTKVFVGGLAWETHKDTMKKYFEQFGDILEAVVITDKATGRSKGYGFVTFREPDAAMRACVDAAPVIDGRRANCNLASLGVQRSKPSTPKHGRNFRVMSTFQTGFGGGVGTATAFASAATFPPHYAIQQGIPCNVYGYSSYSPDYSNYPTSYYNVYGGATAQFPMYGAGPGGLITGTGTTFYPYLQFGEGTGGGATAYSSGQGYGLQYPHHLFQFSTGSYPQHYGAPMSLAPTPPLQSGVTMPLHAPAIPHR; from the exons ATGACTCCAGCTAATTTGACAGGGCAGTTTGGTGACACCACATACACTAAGGTGTTTGTGGGAGGGCTGGCATGGGAGACTCATAAGGATACCATGAAGAAGTACTTTGAGCAATTCGGTGACATCTTGGAGGCTGTCGTAATCACTGATAAGGCCACTGGCAGATCTAAAGGCTATGGATTT GTAACGTTTCGTGAACCGGATGCCGCCATGAGAGCTTGCGTTGATGCTGCTCCTGTGATCGATGGGAGAAGGGCTAATTGCAACCTTGCTTCTTTGGGTGTTCAAAGATCCAAACCCTCTACTCCAAAGCATG GCAGGAATTTTAGGGTAATGAGCACATTTCAAACAGGGTTTGGAGGTGGAGTCGGAACCGCAACAGCTTTTGCTTCGGCAGCAACCTTTCCCCCTCATTATGCCATCCAACAAGGGATCCCTTGTAATGTTTATGG GTACTCTTCATACTCGCCAGATTACTCTAATTACCCCACG AGCTACTATAATGTGTATGGAGGTGCCACAGCACAGTTTCCAATGTACGGTGCTGGACCGGGTGGGTTGATTACTGGCACGGGAACAACATTCTATCCCTATCTTCAATTCGGAGAAGGAACTGGGGGTGGAGCCACTGCCTACTCTTCCGGCCAAGGATATGGTCTCCAGTATCCACATCACCTCTTTCAGTTCTCAACTGGGAGTTACCCACAGCACTATGGTGCGCCCATGTCTCTTGCACCCACTCCACCCTTACAATCAG GCGTGACCATGCCTCTTCATGCACCTGCAATTCCACATCGTTGA
- the LOC107887337 gene encoding RNA-binding protein 38 isoform X2, which translates to MTPANLTGQFGDTTYTKVFVGGLAWETHKDTMKKYFEQFGDILEAVVITDKATGRSKGYGFVTFREPDAAMRACVDAAPVIDGRRANCNLASLGVQRSKPSTPKHGRNFRVMSTFQTGFGGGVGTATAFASAATFPPHYAIQQGIPCNVYGYSSYSPDYSNYPTSYYNVYGGATAQFPMYGAGPGGLITGTGTTFYPYLQFGEGTGGGATAYSSGQGYGLQYPHHLFQFSTGSYPQHYGAPMSLAPTPPLQSVCFAIPQA; encoded by the exons ATGACTCCAGCTAATTTGACAGGGCAGTTTGGTGACACCACATACACTAAGGTGTTTGTGGGAGGGCTGGCATGGGAGACTCATAAGGATACCATGAAGAAGTACTTTGAGCAATTCGGTGACATCTTGGAGGCTGTCGTAATCACTGATAAGGCCACTGGCAGATCTAAAGGCTATGGATTT GTAACGTTTCGTGAACCGGATGCCGCCATGAGAGCTTGCGTTGATGCTGCTCCTGTGATCGATGGGAGAAGGGCTAATTGCAACCTTGCTTCTTTGGGTGTTCAAAGATCCAAACCCTCTACTCCAAAGCATG GCAGGAATTTTAGGGTAATGAGCACATTTCAAACAGGGTTTGGAGGTGGAGTCGGAACCGCAACAGCTTTTGCTTCGGCAGCAACCTTTCCCCCTCATTATGCCATCCAACAAGGGATCCCTTGTAATGTTTATGG GTACTCTTCATACTCGCCAGATTACTCTAATTACCCCACG AGCTACTATAATGTGTATGGAGGTGCCACAGCACAGTTTCCAATGTACGGTGCTGGACCGGGTGGGTTGATTACTGGCACGGGAACAACATTCTATCCCTATCTTCAATTCGGAGAAGGAACTGGGGGTGGAGCCACTGCCTACTCTTCCGGCCAAGGATATGGTCTCCAGTATCCACATCACCTCTTTCAGTTCTCAACTGGGAGTTACCCACAGCACTATGGTGCGCCCATGTCTCTTGCACCCACTCCACCCTTACAATCAG TGTGTTTTGCTATTCCACAGGCGTGA